CCCATCGCGGTGCGCACGCCCAACGCCTTGGCCTCGTAGCTCGCGGCCAGCACCACGCCACCGCCCACGATCACCGGCCGGCCGCGCAGCCGGGGATCGTCGCGCTGCTCGACCGAGGCGTAGAACGCGTCGAGGTCGGCGTGCAGGATCGACCCTTCGTTCGTCACGAACATATGTTCGCATCGAACACCGACAAAAACCGGGATCCGTTCACCCTAATGGCCCAATAAGGCCTCCCGGTGCCCGCGCCGGAGGCGCTAATCTTTTCCGGTGCGGCTCGTCTTGTTCGACCTCGGCACCACCCTCGTCGATCGCGCCGAGGGGTTCCGCCGGTGGGCGTGGGAGTTCTGCGCGGAACACCGGCTCGGCCCGGACGCCGCCGCCTGGCTCGTCACCGCGGACGACGCTGGACGCACTGGCCGGCCGGAGTTCTTCCGGAACGTCCGCACCCGGTTCGGACTGGCCGCCAGCGAGCAAGCCCTGGCCGAGGCGTACCTCGAACGATGCCCGGCGCTCGTGCCGCCGGTACCCGGCGTGCTGGCCGGGCTGCCCCGGTTGCGCGCGGCCGGCTGGCGGATCGGCGTGGTCGGCGAGGGCGATCATCAGCTGGCGGCACTGTTGTGCACCGGCATCTCCGGACTCGTCGACGGCTGGGCGATCGCCGGGCCGTCCGGACCGTCCACATCGGACGCCGGGCGGTTCGCCCTCGCGGCGCGGCGCTGCGAGACCGGGCTGGACGGCGGATGGCTGGTCAGCGCGGACGTCTCGGCGGGCATCGCCGCGGGCCTGTGCACGGTGCGGGTGTCGCCGAAGCGGGGCGAAGCACAGCTGTCCGGTTCAGCTGCCGCAGAAGAACAAGTTCAGCCCGAGCGCGAAGCCGGACGGTTGCAGCCGGATCGCGCGGCTCCCGGTGCCGCCGCCGAACCGGCCCAGCACCGCACCGTCCCCGACACCGCCGCCGCGATCGCGCTGCTGCTCGGCTGAACCGCCCTACTTGTTGCTCTCCACGTCGATCTGCCACTGCCCGTTGGCCTGCACCATCGTGTAGTAGTGCAGCTCCGTCTCGCTCTTGCCGTTCGCGTAGTGGTAGGTGATCGACGCACGGAGGCGGTTGTCGCCGAGGACCGTCAAGTCGGCCACGGTCACCGAGCTGAACCGGGTCCACCAGGACTTGTAGCGGTCGAAAGTCTGGTTGTTCCGGCTCTTGAAGCCGTCGGTGAGCATCGCCCAGCCGTGTTCCAGGTTGCCCGGCAGGGAACCGAAGTACTCGCGCAGCGCGGCCTGCATCGCTTCCGGCGAGTTCGCCGCCGAACTGGGCGACGCGGAGGACGACCGCGGCGATGCCGGAGGAGCCACCGACTGGGCGGCCGAATAGCTCGGAGTGGCGTTGGGAGCCGGAGTTCCGGTGGAGGAAGCCGCCACGGGCTGAGTCGGCTGGCCAGAATTCCGGGTGAGCACGACAGTCAGGATGACCGCGATCACGACGAGCAGCGCGCCCGCGCCGGCGAGGATCATCCCGCGCCGTCTTCGGTCCACCGGAGCGGCCGCGGTCGCCGCGGCCGGGGCCGGCTCGGCGGCGGACGCGGCGAGCACCGGCGGCTTCGCGCCCGGCAGGGTCGGCGGTTCCGGGACGGTCGCGACCGGCGTGACGCCGCCGTCCAGCTTGCGCAGTTCGGCGGCGACCTCTTCCATCGACGGCCGGTTCTCCGGCTTGAGCTCCAGCAGCTTCAGCAGCAGCGGCTCCAGCTTCCCGGCCTGCTTCGGCGGGCTGATCGAACCGCTGGAAACCCGGTACAGCAAGGCGATCGCGTTGTCCGCGGTGCCGAACGGCGGCGCGCCCTCGACCGCCATGTACAGCGTGGCGCCGAGCGCGAAGACGTCGGAGGCGAACGTCGCGTCCTCGCCGCGGGCGACCTCCGGCGCGAGAAACGCGGGCGTGCCGGAGATTTCGCCGGTCGCGGTGAGCGTGACGTCGCCGACCGCGCGCGAAATGCCGAAATCGGTCACCTTGACCGTGCCGTCGTCGCCGAGCAGGACGTTGCCCGGCTTGACGTCGCGGTGCACGATGCCCGCCCGGTGCGCGGCGGCGAGCACGCCGGCCAGCTGCACCGCGAACGGGATCGCCTCGTCGACGGTCAGCGGACCGTCCTCGCGCAGTTTCACCGCGAGGCTGCGCGAGGGCAGGTACTCCATGATCAGCCACGGCCGGTCCTCGTGCTCGACCACGTTGAACACCGAAATGGCGTTCGGATGCTGCAGCCGGGCGGCGATGCGGGCCTCGCGCATGGCGCGGTTGCGCGCTTCCTCGACCTTGTCCTCGCCCTGGTTCACCGGCATGAGGAGTTCCTTGACGGCGACGACGCGGCCCAGGATCTTGTCCTGTCCGCGCCACACCATCCCCATCGCGCCGCTGCCGATCAGTTCGACGAGTTCGTAGCGACCGGCGACCTGCCGGCTCTCCTCGGTCAACGGAAAACCCTTCGGTGCGACATCATCCACGGACGGCGATCACCCAGTTTTCCACGGACGGCCCGGACCGGGTGCGCGACCCACCCGGGCCGGGCCGGGGTTGCTCCGGGTGGCCGAGTCGCGACAGGGTGAGCAGATGACCACGACGGCGCCGACTTTCCGGAGCGTGTTCGGCGTGGCCGAATTCCGCGCACTCTGGCTCGCTCACGTCCTGTCAGTGGCCGGTGACCAACTGGCACGTGTCGCGTTGACCGTGTTGGTGTTCAACCGCACCGAATCCGCCGGTTGGGCCGCCGGCGCCTACGCGCTGACCTATCTGCCCGACCTTCTGGGCGGCGCGCTCGGCGGCCTGGCGGACCGGTTTCCGCGACGTACCGTGCTCGTCGTCGCGGACGTCGTCCGTGCGCTGCTCGTGGCGTTGATGGCGATCCCGGGCATGCCGTGGCCGGTCGCGGCGGGCCTGCTCGTGGTGGTCCAGCTGGCGGCCGGGCCGTTCCAGTCCGCGCGGCAGGCGGTGCTGCCGGACCTGCTCGGCGAGGAACGGCTCGCGACCGGCCAAGCGCTGCTTTCCTCGACGTATCAGGCCGCACTGGTGATCGGCTTCGGTGCGGGAGCCGCGGTCGTCGCGTGGCTCGGGGTTTCGGGCGCACTGTGGGCGGACGCGGTGACGTTCGCGGTCTCGGCGGCGGCGTTGCGGCTGGGGTTACGGCGGTATCCGGTCTCGCACGTGACGGAACGCGCTCCGCAGTGGGCGTCGCTCAAGGCCGGCTGCCGATTGGTGGTGCGGGACCGGAAGCTGCGATCGCTGCTCGCGGTCGCCTGCTGCTGCGGGTTCTACGTGGTTCCGGAGGGGCTGGCGGTGCCGGTCGCCGCGCAGGTCGGCGGGACCGGGGTACTGGGCTGGCTGCTGATCGCGAATCCGATCGGGACGCTGCTCGGAGCGTTGCTGATCAGCCGGCTGCCCCGGGCGCGGCAAGTGCGATGGCTGGGGCCGCTCGCCGTGGCGAGCAGTCTGGTGCTGCTGCCCACCGGCTGGACCCTTTCGGTGCCGGTGCTCGTCGCGCTGTGGACGGTGTCCGGGATGTTCTCCGCACATGACTTGATCACGCAGGTGCAGTACAGCCTTTCCTCGCCGCCGGAACAGCGCGGACAGGTGATCGGAGTCGCGATCGCGGCGCTGCGGGCGGCACAGGGCCTGACCATCGCGGGCGCGGGCGCGCTGGCGCAAGCGTTCGCGCCGACGACGGTGGTCGCGATCGCCGCGGTCGCCGGGACCGGCTGCGCGGCGGCAGCCGGGATCGCGTGGACGCGGGCGGTGCGGGCGGACGGTGCGGCGCAGCCCCGCCGATCTCCCCTCGACGGGGCCGCCCCACCACCCGCGCAGTAGTCCGCGGGACCGGCGCGCCGCGGGGCTGGTACGGGTCAGCTCCAGTTGTTGTCACGCATGCCCTCTCACCTCCTTGGAGACGGGGTTTCGGGACGCGGATCAGCGGGTCCAGTTGTTGTCACGCATGGCGAGGGGCTCCTTTCGTGGTCGAAGGGCGGATTCGGGATCAGCGGGTCCAGTTGTTGTCACGCACCACACGACCTCCTTCCATCGGTCAGACAGCGGATTCCTGCTCAGCGAGTCCAGTTGTTGTCACGCATCGCGATCGGTCACCTCCTTCTCGAACCGGTTGCCAGGCAGCGGTCAGCGGGTCCAGTTGTTGTCACGCACCACACGACCTCCTTCCATCGGTCAGACAGCGGATTCCTGCTCAGCGAGTCCAGTTGTTGTCACGCACCGCACGGACCTCCTTCCCTGCTCAGCCAGCACCGTTTCGCTCCCTTAACGAGCCCAGTTGTTGTCACGCATCGCTGGCACCTCCTTTCTTGGTCGCCGATCGCGGTCCTCAGCGAGTCCAGTTGTTGTCGCGCATCACGCACCTCCCTCCGAAACCCGGCATTTCCGCCACTCCTTGTCACCAGTTGTTGTCGCGCACCGCGCGTCTCCCTCCGCTCGACCTGGCCGCCACCGCCGCCAGGTGTTCTCACCGCTCGAAATCACCAGTTGTTGTCCCGCACTGTGGGCACCTCCTCCCGCCGGAAAAGACCGAACCCTCGACCTCGGCTCGAGACCCCGAGACCGGCCGAGGTCACCGCTGGGCGGTCCAGTTGTTGTCGCGCACGGTCGTCACCTCCCCTCCGGGTTCCCGCTCGCGGCGGTTTCCGCACGTCATCGCGGGTCTGGCGGTCACCGAACGTGCCCGCGGGCAACCCCGCGGCCGTCCGGTGGTTTCCCTGCTCCGCCGCGGATTCGGCGCAGTACGCCGCTACTCGCAGTGGTCACCTCCCCTCGCCGGCCGTCCGGCGCTGGGCTGACCGGGCGAAATCGCCACCGCATTCCCAGAGTCCGGACGACGGGCGGCACCCGACGCGCCTCGTCGTTTACCGTAGAAGCCAACCGGGTGAGGTGAAGAGTGCGCGGACAGGTCGGCAACTGGTTCACGGGGTGGCGCCTGTGGAGGTTGCCTTCTCCCGTCCGCACCTACGTGCTGCTGGTAAACGTCATCGCGATCGCCTCCACTTTCGCTACCGCGTGGCTCGCCCCGGTCCACCGCGTCGACCTGATCCGCTTCGGCGTGCTCGCCGTGTGCGCGGCGCTGGCGATCGAGGCGACGCGGCACATCGAGCGGCAACGCGAGTACAGCCGCGCGCCCGCCGTCGCGTACGTCGACACCAAAGCGGTCTGGAGCATTGCCGCGGTGGTGGCGCTGCCGGCGGTGCTGGCGTCGGCGATGGTGGTGTTCACCTACGCCGTCGCCTGGTGGCGGATCTGGCCGCGCGAACGGCCGGTCCTGCCGCACCGGTGGATCTTCTCCTCCGCCACGGTGCTGTGCGGCACGCAGGCGGCAGTCGCCGTGCTCGCGCTCGGGATGCACGCGTACCCGGGCGGCTTGGCCACCGGGTTCGGGCCCGGGCTGCTGGATCTCCTCGTCTTCGTCCTCGCCGCCGGGCTGCGCTGGGCGATCAACACCGCGCTGGTGATGGCGGCCATCGCGCTGTCGAACCCGCCGCGGTCGTTCTCCGACCTGTTCTCCGGTTTCGGCGACCAGTTGCTGGAAGCCGGCGCGATCGGGCTCGGCCTGGTCACCGCGGCACTCCTGATTCTGGCGAACCCGCTGGTCCTGGTCGGTGTGGTGGTCGCGCTCGTCGCGTTGCACCGGGGGCTGCTGCTGACCCAGTTCCAGCGCGACGCGCGCACCGACGTCACCACCGGCCTCGCCACCAAACGCTGGTGGCGCACCGTCGCCGAGCGCTACCTCGAACGCGCGCGAGCCAGCCAGGACAACGTCGGCGTTCTGCTCCTGGACCTCGACCACTTCAAAGCGATCAACGACACCTACGGCCATCCGACCGGCGATCTGGTGCTGCGCGAGATCGCGCTGTCGCTGCGGTCGGAAGTGCGCGACCAGGACGTCTGCGGTCGCTGGGGCGGCGAGGAGTTCGCGATCGCGCTGCCGGACATCCCGAGCGCCGAACACCTGGGCCACATCGCC
This sequence is a window from Amycolatopsis benzoatilytica AK 16/65. Protein-coding genes within it:
- a CDS encoding HAD family hydrolase → MRLVLFDLGTTLVDRAEGFRRWAWEFCAEHRLGPDAAAWLVTADDAGRTGRPEFFRNVRTRFGLAASEQALAEAYLERCPALVPPVPGVLAGLPRLRAAGWRIGVVGEGDHQLAALLCTGISGLVDGWAIAGPSGPSTSDAGRFALAARRCETGLDGGWLVSADVSAGIAAGLCTVRVSPKRGEAQLSGSAAAEEQVQPEREAGRLQPDRAAPGAAAEPAQHRTVPDTAAAIALLLG
- a CDS encoding serine/threonine-protein kinase, which gives rise to MTEESRQVAGRYELVELIGSGAMGMVWRGQDKILGRVVAVKELLMPVNQGEDKVEEARNRAMREARIAARLQHPNAISVFNVVEHEDRPWLIMEYLPSRSLAVKLREDGPLTVDEAIPFAVQLAGVLAAAHRAGIVHRDVKPGNVLLGDDGTVKVTDFGISRAVGDVTLTATGEISGTPAFLAPEVARGEDATFASDVFALGATLYMAVEGAPPFGTADNAIALLYRVSSGSISPPKQAGKLEPLLLKLLELKPENRPSMEEVAAELRKLDGGVTPVATVPEPPTLPGAKPPVLAASAAEPAPAAATAAAPVDRRRRGMILAGAGALLVVIAVILTVVLTRNSGQPTQPVAASSTGTPAPNATPSYSAAQSVAPPASPRSSSASPSSAANSPEAMQAALREYFGSLPGNLEHGWAMLTDGFKSRNNQTFDRYKSWWTRFSSVTVADLTVLGDNRLRASITYHYANGKSETELHYYTMVQANGQWQIDVESNK
- a CDS encoding MFS transporter, whose product is MTTTAPTFRSVFGVAEFRALWLAHVLSVAGDQLARVALTVLVFNRTESAGWAAGAYALTYLPDLLGGALGGLADRFPRRTVLVVADVVRALLVALMAIPGMPWPVAAGLLVVVQLAAGPFQSARQAVLPDLLGEERLATGQALLSSTYQAALVIGFGAGAAVVAWLGVSGALWADAVTFAVSAAALRLGLRRYPVSHVTERAPQWASLKAGCRLVVRDRKLRSLLAVACCCGFYVVPEGLAVPVAAQVGGTGVLGWLLIANPIGTLLGALLISRLPRARQVRWLGPLAVASSLVLLPTGWTLSVPVLVALWTVSGMFSAHDLITQVQYSLSSPPEQRGQVIGVAIAALRAAQGLTIAGAGALAQAFAPTTVVAIAAVAGTGCAAAAGIAWTRAVRADGAAQPRRSPLDGAAPPPAQ
- a CDS encoding diguanylate cyclase, translating into MRGQVGNWFTGWRLWRLPSPVRTYVLLVNVIAIASTFATAWLAPVHRVDLIRFGVLAVCAALAIEATRHIERQREYSRAPAVAYVDTKAVWSIAAVVALPAVLASAMVVFTYAVAWWRIWPRERPVLPHRWIFSSATVLCGTQAAVAVLALGMHAYPGGLATGFGPGLLDLLVFVLAAGLRWAINTALVMAAIALSNPPRSFSDLFSGFGDQLLEAGAIGLGLVTAALLILANPLVLVGVVVALVALHRGLLLTQFQRDARTDVTTGLATKRWWRTVAERYLERARASQDNVGVLLLDLDHFKAINDTYGHPTGDLVLREIALSLRSEVRDQDVCGRWGGEEFAIALPDIPSAEHLGHIADRIRRRIPQVVVALPDRDDVISDLTVSIGCALYPAEHLATVDDVLVAADAALYRAKQAGRNRVELAASA